The proteins below come from a single Halothiobacillus neapolitanus c2 genomic window:
- a CDS encoding efflux RND transporter periplasmic adaptor subunit → MKKGTPIRMIIMLLLVALVFGGIYGFQQFRNEMISKAIRGKGIPPQAVSTIVVKKEEWQPKVDVIGSLQAAQSTELATEVSGLITQIHFKSGQTVKTGEKLLELNDAPLKAQLAQLQAAVVLARQNLTRDQAQLKINAVSRAVVESDQANLKSAEAQVKQQEALIDQKILKAPFAGKLGIRKVDLGEYLSAGTAVVSLQKLDPMYVDFTIPQSELSLVRAGKNISIQTNAFAGKTFEGKITAIEPQVDTSTRNITVRAAIANPDGKLLPGLFVTAHVDQGEAQQYLTLPSTAIAYNPYGSTVFVVKDEGKDDQGKPKLTVEQRVVTTGPTRGDQVAILDGLKSGETVVTAGQLKLRNGAPVFINNKIQPSNNPHPEVKDE, encoded by the coding sequence ATGAAGAAAGGTACCCCCATCCGCATGATCATCATGCTGCTGCTGGTTGCACTGGTGTTTGGCGGCATCTACGGCTTCCAGCAATTCCGTAATGAAATGATATCCAAGGCGATTCGTGGCAAGGGTATACCGCCGCAGGCGGTCTCTACCATCGTGGTCAAAAAGGAAGAATGGCAACCTAAGGTCGATGTGATCGGCTCCTTGCAGGCGGCACAATCCACAGAGCTGGCCACGGAAGTCAGTGGCCTGATTACGCAGATTCATTTCAAATCCGGCCAGACGGTCAAAACGGGCGAGAAACTGCTGGAACTCAATGATGCGCCGCTGAAGGCTCAATTGGCTCAGTTGCAGGCAGCCGTCGTACTCGCACGGCAGAACCTGACACGCGACCAGGCACAATTGAAAATCAATGCGGTGAGTCGTGCCGTGGTCGAGAGCGATCAGGCCAATCTCAAAAGCGCCGAGGCACAGGTTAAGCAGCAAGAGGCGCTGATCGATCAGAAAATTCTCAAGGCGCCATTTGCAGGCAAATTGGGTATTCGCAAAGTCGATTTAGGTGAATATCTCTCGGCCGGCACCGCGGTGGTCAGCCTCCAGAAGCTCGACCCGATGTATGTCGATTTCACCATCCCGCAATCGGAATTGTCTCTGGTCAGAGCCGGCAAAAACATTTCCATCCAAACAAATGCGTTCGCTGGAAAAACCTTCGAGGGGAAAATCACGGCCATCGAACCGCAGGTGGATACGAGCACCCGTAACATTACGGTTCGTGCCGCCATTGCCAATCCCGACGGCAAGCTCTTGCCCGGACTGTTTGTGACGGCGCATGTCGACCAGGGTGAAGCTCAGCAGTATTTGACCCTACCCAGTACCGCAATTGCCTACAACCCTTACGGCAGCACCGTTTTCGTCGTCAAGGATGAGGGCAAGGACGATCAGGGCAAACCCAAACTCACGGTTGAACAACGCGTCGTTACCACTGGCCCGACACGCGGCGATCAGGTGGCGATCCTCGATGGTCTCAAATCGGGCGAAACGGTGGTGACGGCCGGTCAACTCAAGCTCAGAAACGGTGCGCCGGTGTTCATCAACAATAAAATCCAGCCTTCAAATAACCCGCACCCCGAGGTTAAAGACGAATGA
- a CDS encoding efflux transporter outer membrane subunit, whose amino-acid sequence MHDLACWRDRFSAPMLKLGTLLSLTMLAGCSAVGPDFVAPAAPDIPGYTAQAMPKSTKATTGIEQGEAQSLKQASFIQGDWWKAFHSPALNKLIEQGMAASPTLTAAEAKLEQARQTYAAQYGSTELPQVNGKLSGQKQKTNNSGIGQEGNGRVFGLYNAGVTVSYNLDLFGGNRRALEALAAQTDYQKYQLDAARLTLAGNIAVQAMMQAMYNDQIATTKNIISNQEEQLKLIRSRLELGAATQSDVLTLQTQLDQTRATLPPLILKRDQSDHLLATLVGQPPSKVMPVFSLSDFTLPAELPVVVPSQWVASRPDIQASTALLHQASAQYGVAVSNLYPQINLSATVGSQGLTPASLFDANSIIWSLIAGLTQPIFNAGLESGAKAAKASLSAAAANYQQTVLNGLRNTADALRATAIDADTLNAQAAAERSAQASLDLTQQQMKLGAINSLQLLTAQQQVAQTQLLTLAARSQRLTDSVALYQAMGGVPTADPNQPQTLSQVQTAKPEKNTP is encoded by the coding sequence ATGCATGATTTAGCCTGCTGGCGTGATCGGTTTTCCGCCCCAATGCTGAAATTGGGCACGCTGCTATCACTGACAATGCTCGCCGGCTGTTCAGCCGTTGGGCCTGATTTTGTTGCACCTGCCGCACCGGACATTCCCGGTTACACCGCGCAAGCGATGCCCAAAAGCACCAAGGCAACCACCGGTATCGAACAAGGTGAAGCTCAGTCCCTCAAGCAAGCATCATTTATTCAGGGTGATTGGTGGAAGGCATTTCATTCACCCGCACTGAACAAGCTGATTGAACAGGGCATGGCCGCAAGTCCCACGCTTACCGCTGCCGAGGCCAAACTGGAACAGGCTCGACAAACCTACGCCGCTCAATACGGTTCCACGGAGCTACCGCAGGTTAATGGCAAACTCAGCGGCCAGAAGCAGAAGACCAACAATTCGGGTATCGGTCAGGAAGGAAACGGGCGTGTCTTCGGCCTGTATAACGCGGGTGTGACCGTCAGTTACAATCTTGACTTGTTCGGCGGTAATCGCAGAGCACTCGAAGCTTTGGCTGCCCAAACCGATTACCAGAAATATCAGCTGGATGCCGCACGGCTTACCTTGGCGGGCAATATCGCTGTTCAGGCCATGATGCAGGCGATGTATAACGATCAGATCGCAACGACCAAAAACATCATCAGCAATCAAGAGGAACAGCTGAAGCTGATTCGGTCACGCCTTGAGTTGGGCGCCGCGACCCAAAGCGACGTGCTGACACTTCAAACCCAATTGGACCAGACGCGAGCCACTCTGCCCCCGCTGATACTCAAACGCGACCAAAGCGACCATTTGCTGGCGACATTGGTCGGACAACCGCCAAGCAAGGTCATGCCTGTATTCAGCTTGAGCGATTTCACGCTGCCAGCCGAGCTTCCCGTTGTCGTCCCATCACAATGGGTTGCCTCGCGGCCAGATATTCAGGCCTCAACCGCATTACTGCATCAGGCATCGGCCCAGTACGGTGTCGCCGTTTCCAACCTGTATCCGCAAATCAATTTATCGGCCACTGTGGGCTCTCAAGGCCTTACACCTGCCAGCCTGTTTGATGCCAACTCGATTATCTGGAGTTTGATTGCTGGTCTGACACAGCCAATCTTCAACGCAGGCCTCGAATCTGGAGCCAAGGCAGCCAAGGCCTCACTTTCTGCCGCCGCAGCTAATTATCAGCAAACCGTGTTAAACGGCTTGCGCAATACCGCGGATGCCTTGCGCGCAACTGCCATCGATGCTGACACGCTCAATGCCCAAGCAGCGGCTGAACGCTCAGCTCAGGCATCGCTCGATCTAACACAACAACAGATGAAGCTAGGTGCAATAAATTCGCTACAGCTTCTGACTGCACAACAACAGGTCGCACAGACGCAACTTCTGACACTGGCTGCCCGTTCGCAACGACTCACAGACAGCGTTGCCCTGTACCAAGCCATGGGCGGCGTACCAACAGCAGACCCGAATCAACCTCAAACCTTGTCACAAGTTCAAACAGCTAAGCCGGAGAAAAACACACCATGA
- a CDS encoding phospholipase A — protein MKRAYWILTSAVFLSPSAHASDWQECASITGDSARLACYDKLAKVEPTHAVPTDHVQNPVAPDDTSSAPVPQAKALNKRIDQEKQANSNAFLMRAYKPNYFLPVTYTTNRLDNPVYDFKPQQIESKFQLSFQFNWWDHPFGTDSRFYFAYTQLSLWQTYNTESAPFRETNYEPEAGLDVTINQDLMGLNFRKVRASFIHQSNGQGGLRSRSWNRLALQTAFGRGNFAGALRGWYRIPESRATDDNPDITDYLGYGDLLLAYKFPTGTLSATLRNNLKSNNRGSIEIDYSFPLNKHIKGYVQYFNGYGESLIDYNRSINRIGIGIALTDWL, from the coding sequence ATGAAACGCGCTTACTGGATTCTCACTTCGGCAGTATTCCTATCACCATCGGCACACGCATCAGACTGGCAGGAATGCGCCTCCATCACGGGAGACTCGGCCCGATTGGCCTGCTATGACAAATTAGCAAAGGTAGAACCAACACATGCAGTGCCTACGGATCATGTGCAAAATCCAGTAGCGCCGGACGATACGTCATCCGCGCCAGTGCCTCAGGCCAAGGCACTGAACAAGCGCATTGATCAGGAAAAGCAAGCCAATTCAAACGCTTTCCTGATGCGCGCCTACAAACCAAACTACTTTCTGCCGGTGACGTACACAACCAACCGTCTGGATAACCCCGTCTACGATTTCAAACCCCAGCAGATCGAGTCCAAATTCCAGCTTTCCTTCCAGTTCAATTGGTGGGATCACCCTTTTGGTACCGACTCACGGTTTTATTTTGCCTATACGCAGCTTTCATTGTGGCAAACCTACAACACCGAATCCGCCCCGTTCCGAGAAACCAACTACGAGCCAGAGGCGGGGCTGGATGTCACCATCAATCAGGATTTAATGGGATTAAATTTCCGCAAGGTGCGGGCCAGTTTCATCCATCAATCGAATGGTCAGGGCGGTTTGCGTTCCAGGAGTTGGAATCGCTTGGCGTTGCAAACGGCATTTGGTCGGGGAAATTTCGCCGGAGCCTTGCGCGGCTGGTACCGGATTCCCGAATCACGGGCCACAGATGACAATCCCGACATCACCGATTACCTGGGATACGGCGATTTATTACTGGCCTACAAATTCCCTACCGGCACGCTTTCTGCCACCTTGAGAAACAATCTCAAATCGAACAATCGCGGCTCAATCGAAATTGATTACAGCTTTCCGCTCAACAAGCACATCAAGGGCTATGTTCAGTATTTCAATGGCTACGGTGAGTCTCTGATTGATTACAACCGCTCGATAAACCGCATAGGTATCGGTATCGCATTGACAGACTGGCTGTAA